The genomic window ttcatttttgatagatcacatatattatttctGTATATCTCTTGTGGGAATTAAAGTATGTTTTGAAGACATCAATATCTAATCATATTCAAATATTGGTAGATAACTTAGTTAACTATAGATTACAATATCATAGCGTTAGATTTTAATGTGGATTATGACCAAAGTGCTTAGTGATAATCTTCTTTTATGTCCTAATGGACCTTAATATAATATCTCTAATTAAGGCCAATCCTAATTAGTCAATGTCTTCTTCTAAATTCTAAGTAGTGGTTGCATGCTTGGTTTATTCATCATATCAATGACAGTATGTATATAGGTTTTGATTATAATGaatttttattcaataaaaaaaaatgacgttataatgatgatattaaaaGGATGCCCCATTTTACCCTAATGAGTATCTcagatgaaaaacaaaaacatttcttatgCCACATATATAAAAGTTCTAAAAGTTTTTCATATGGTcaaattaactttaaaaaatgataataccATAAACTCTAAATTGTACTTCGAAAATTACCACAAAGATAGTAAAGTTTTAttgcaaatatatattagcATGCACAAGATGTGAAATCCCCTAATTAGTTTTATAGAATATTttgaagtaagaaaaaatatcaaaaattataaacgtTGCAATTCTAGTGAGTAAGTGCAAACGTTTTTTAAAATGACAAAAGTCAATGATTCTAATTTGACTGAAAAATAgccttaatttttttaaaaaactgtaTTTGATGAAATGGCATTGAAAAATGGTATTTAATGgttttaaatatatgatcAGAATTTCTGGTGCAGTTACTTATGTTAAATATTGTCGTTATGTCACCATTTAAATCTACATATTAAGAtattgagaacaaaaaaaaaagttaaatagtTGAATCTTGGTaacggttttttttttttttgaaaaaggcTTTTTGAATCTTaacatggaaaagaaaaatacagtttttttggtgcaaaagaaaaatatagttaaaataaataaatagcaaACCCATTAAGCTGTGTAGTGATTGGAGGACAAAAGAGTAGTATTGGAGAGACAGATTGACAGAACATCAtacttttgatttgaaaacatCGTACAAAACTTTTGATCATGCATGTCTTCTCCTGTCACTTTCAATTTCTGTTATCACCAAACATATCCAGGATAAACGAATCCAGAATCCGTGTATTAAAAGTAACGTCTAGACTAGATTATATTTACTGATCAATTTGGGCTTCATAAACCCAATTAGACAATTGAGTAATTTTAAAGCCCAGCTATTAGCGTTTTCAAATATTGTAAACCAATCCAATTGTTccaaatatcatcaaataaCGAAGGCTTGCAATCAAAACCGGTTTCTTTTCCCCACTAGGTTCCGGTTTAACTAACCAATTTGGTCAGCGTAATTAAACTGtaacattacttttttttctcctcacAGCTTCATCTCATAGATGGCACTCAAGATTGGGATTCCAAGAATGAGAGTGTTTGACACAGATATAGGTAATCCGGTTGCTAGCCTtagacaaatatatatatatatatatgtagagacATTTGttaacccatttttttttttttagaatttgatAATTGGGGCTAATATTTGATTGTAGCAGGAGCCCATCACACTAACTAaatccatttcttttttttggttatcaaaCTAGGTGGATCCAGTCTAGGAGCACCATTAAGacaaccaaataaaacaattgaATTGAAGCAGTAAGAGAACACCATTAGATTTCTTAGTTTTACATCCGTATACGGATACATCACACTTTCGTGTCTATATACTGAATCAGTAGGAGAAAACCATTTagatttcttaaattttacatGAGTATATGAATACATCACACTTTCGTGTCTATATACTTGAagtgtttttatatatagacacGAGAGGTATCTTTAATTATAAGAACACTAAGCTTGTTCATTAGGTGATCAATcgttccaaaaaaaaaaagataaacgTAATGCgtcttatttgtttataaatattttactttcaagCGAACAAATATTTTGGGACCCATATTTTTCCTAAAAGAATGTCCTCCAATTTGATCATAAAGAAAGAGCTTgttatatttataacaaaacgAAAGAGCTAAGAACTTGTCAAGTTATTAACATAACACacagaattaaaaaaatcttgtatATTTCAGTAAAAAGACTTTCACAgagtaattatttatataaaacagTTTGCTTTTTCATGAGTAATTTGCATTTGtattttactaaaacaaatgTACGTTCCTGACAGCTCAAGGCATTATACCTGACTAATTAAGtattgaattaaaaatcaaCTCAACTTTCTGTGTATGTCATCAGATGAGTGTGTATATGTCTGTGTAAACTGAAAAGGCAATTTTGGTAACGGCATATTCCATCGGATGATCCAAAATTCTCAAAAGCATATTCACGTAAGACTCCCCTTGTTTCCATCATCTGCTTCCACttataaacatttatatttttaaattacttgCATACTCTCTTtacaccatatatatatttattccCCTTTACACCAATAATATatactctcttctttttcctttgtgtttcttctttccaGAATTTTAATATCAAGATAAACGTGTACATTGGTGAATTTTCGTatctttattttgtatgttacGTGTTTATGataccaaaatataaatatcatatacGATCTATTaactataaaagaaaagaaatcatttATAAAGAACCTTAACAAACATGAAATATATTGGTTGATTGTTACAAAaagtttagttatttttttctaatgaaaaagaaatgagGAAAGGTGGAAAGAACAATATAGcttatgtaatatatatatggggTTTCAGTGTATCTTTTTAATGTCTTCATGaccaaagacaacaacaacaataaaacgcaaaaaagaaagaaatatgcTATAAAACCCCCCTAGAGCCTCCATTGTTGAACCCTCTCTTAACTTGGCAAacaccacaaaaacaaaagaaaaatggccATCCCCTAGCTaggtgaagaagaatgaaaaccTCTAATTTATCTAGAGGTTATTCATCTTTTAGGGGATGGCCtaaatacaaaatgaaaactcTCTAGTTAAGTGGTTTTGTGTTCATGTAAGGAAAGCGTTTTAAGATATGGAGCAATGAAGACTGCAGAAGGCTGATTCAGACTGCGAGTTTTGTTTATCTCCCTCTAGAAATTGGGCAACTTCTATCCTTTGGCAAGCTTCGGTTCCCCTCGGAATCAGCAGATTATGtatctttaattttgtaatactctctctcttctctatgctttgtttttcttcattatgtTTGGGTTGTACCCACTCCCGCGCGTTGTGTGTTCTTTGTGTgaggaataaaaaaatattcggATTTGAGAACTAAAACTAGAGTAGTTTTAttgatattcttgtttttcatttaGTATCTAATAAGTTTGGAGAATAGTCAGACCAGTGCATGTAAATTTGCTTCCGATTCTCTTTATAGTGAATTCCtctttatttatgtttttagaccaaatataaaatcatcGCCTTTAGAACACATTTATGCAACAACAGTTTTCTGCTATTTATTACTTTTGGTACTTTTAAAATGATCATTTTACTAGAAGAAACTCACTTAATTGGAAGAGTAATATCACAAGGGAATATTTATTGTAATTGAAGTTTATGTGTTATTGTTTTAGTTATACTTTGACATATACAAGAAATTAACAAGATTACGGAAGCAGACCATGTCACAATACACATAAATAGAGTAATATAGTATTGTTTAACGAAGGGCCActaataaatcaaaatgacCTTGGCCAATAAGTCAAACTCCTCCGAGTTTAGTagttgttttcaaatttaggCGTCTCACACATTGGCGTGGTATAATAAAATGGTCCAACCACATACTTAACCAGATCCCTGAAAACTGTGAATGGTCGAACTAGCTTCACTCCGGTTTGACCGTTCCCAAAATTGGTGGGAATGTTACATGACAGGTCCGGAGAAGACACGAGCCGGACATTACAAAGTTGAGGCTTGAGAACCTTGCCGTGGGAGAGGACTTTGTTGACCATTAGATCGAACTGGCCTCTCTCATCGGTCAAATCGCTGCCATAGTAGCTCACTCTTCTCCTTTCGTCCATACAAGTGATTGATACCACTGCCCCTGAAAGATACAAAGTGGAATAATTTGGTTAAGTAAATTCGGGTTTGAGAGTTTTCTCACGGTTtgcaaaatagaaaaagaaaaatcgaatataaactaaatagaaaaagaaaaaccatttccttttttatttgcgTTGGTTATAGCCTTTTACGATATAACAGTAAATAGTTTTGTCTACCACAACCACGTTGAAGTTTGTATTCCTAGTCAGTTATGAGTGATTATCACATGTTGTATGGTATAAAATGtaattcatatgtttttcatACTAATTACTTATTCGTGAATagagaaattttcatttgtaattaaactctttatttcattttggtaACAGaaattcacatatatatatatatatataaagagagtATATTATTGGAACTATTAATGGATACCTTTGATGGGTTCAGAACCGTTGATCCATTCGTCGTAGTTCAGAGAACAATCTTGACACATTACTTTTCCGGCGACGTGAatcttatctccattgttatACGCTGCTGTCGTAGTGATATGAGTCACACAACTCACCAGAAACAATATCTCTATTAGCAGAACCAATGTTGTGATCCTCTGCGCCATGACGACTTCAACTATTTTGGATTCGATGATTTTCAGATTGTGCTTCTTTGATGTAAGAAAGTCTtcgtgtatatataatatgaatttaGACTTTTTGGTTGAGGAGAAGATTACGTTACATGTGTGGAAGGGCACTACTATACGTGCGGTCCATTTATGGTCTCAATCATTTAATAATTCATTTCGTTAACATTATgagttttatttcataaaaaaatttaaaacaggAAATGTTTATATTGGCTTTCACAATTTCACAAAAATGTGAAAGAATTTTTGTTGGTGGCATTATGATTATGAACCTAAAGTTGACCAAATCTTCGTTGTTGTGTCCTTTTTAAATCTCTTTTGGTAATTGTCCTTACAAAGTCAAATAGACAATGTAtagaagataaaaatataaagttcaCAAAGGTCTCTCCTTAAACTTATCCCCACCACATATATACTTattcttcctcctcttttCGCTCCACGTTTCGTACTTTAACACAACaatacaaacacacacacacacaaaacacacacaagcCTTTTGGTCTGAATCTGATACATCAATACACCAACAACAATGGAGTTACCAAAACTATTAATCtcactctttctcttctcattctcatctttcttcttaggTAATTATACTCATACTCATCTAAAAAGctcttaatcacataaatgGGTTCTCTGAAACCCACTACTaatgattaatattttgaaggtGCTGAATCGGATTATCCTCAGCATAGTAACTTGAAGAGACTGAGACCGAATAGACTGTTCGTGTTTGGAGATTCCTATGCAGACACCGGAAACATAAGGAAATCTCTCTCCGATTCTTGGAAAATTCCTTACGGCATCACTTTCCCCCAAAAACCTTCCGGTCGTTTCTCCGATGGCCGCGTCGCCACCGATTTTCTAGGTTTTCTCTCTaacacactttttttttttgtgacaatAAATGAGGATATGGTGATGTGATCCGGCCACCAGATTCAACACCAACACTAACAAACCGTAGGTTACGTAGATTAATGTGTTAATTATCGAAAAAGGAAAACGTATGGGTATGTTACTAGCTACCATCATGCTGACGTGGAAATATTAGAAACCTTTATAGGTCTGATTTTGTCGTTAGATTAGTAAACTATTCAAGCTGtttgtacaaaataaaaagattagtAACTGCTcaactttttttgaaaattgtgagttatgttttgaatttcatttttgaatCACATTAAATCTTTAGAatcgaaccaaaaaaaaaaacaagaaattaattaaactagCCTCTCCGAATACAAACGGCTGATTGCAAATAGTGTGGGATAGTCCTGCTGCTTAATCTATGATCTACACGGTTTATTTACATACTACGATTATTACTTTTGAACcatttataaagttttgattcaatttttaatgcATGTGTGCAGCAAGATACTTGGGGATAAAGTCACCAATTCCGTACACGTGGAAGGATTATGCCGGAAAGGAACGGCTATTGTACGGAATGAATTATGCGTATGGAGGAACAGGAGTGTTTAAGACTAAAGATAATCCATTGCCAAACATGACAACTCAGATTGATTATTTCCAACGTGTCCTCGCCGCCGGCAATATCTACTCGCCTTCCGATCTCCCCTCCTCCCTCGCTCTGGTCAGCGTCGCCGGCAACGACTACGCCACTTTCTTGGCCCTAAAACGCCCACTGACCGTAAGTAAAAATATCAGATTTTGTGTGCACGTACTTACATTTTGTATACTTAAGCCCGAAATTGTATCTTGCAGGAGTTACCGGCATTCATGAAGCAAGTTGTTGATCAAATTGCGGTTAACGCCATGCGCATCCACAAGTTGGgagtaaataaaatagtaattcCTTCAATGCAGCCACTCGGATGCCTCCCTAGCATCACAGTCTTTAATTCATTCCAACGTTGCAACGCCACAGATAACGCATCAACGAATCTTCACAACTATTTGTTGCATAAAGCCATCGCTAGGCTTAATAATGAGACAAAGCCATCCACTTTCGTCGTTCTTGACCACTACAACGCGTTCTTGACTGTTTTCAAGAACAAAGGACCGGAACCTGGtaaacccaaaaagaaaagtttaaattttggatCCTAGCTAAAatgttcatttttcttttatgatccttatatatatatatatatcttttgtgAATCCCTCAGGTGTTTCGAGGTTTGGGAACCCGTTAAAACCGTGTTGTGTCGGGGTCAACAGCAGTTACGACTGCTCAAATGTGGATGAGAAGGGTGAGAAGAAGTACATAATTTGTGAAGATCCAAAGGCTGCCTTCTTTTGGGACATCTTTCATCCGAGTGAAGAAGGATGGAGATCTGTTTACTCAGTTCTACACAAACATCTCAAAGCTATTTGGATTTAAGAGTAAGACTAATtatatgttcttcttttttgttttttatatctttacTCAGTTGTCTCGGCTTGTCTTTGTAGTAAAGAGAGTTTCACAAGTCAAGCTCACTGGTTCGAATGTCAACACCAGAAACTGGTGGGTATTATAAGGGATCGTCGAATtcatagattaaaaaaaaaagcaatgattataaaaatatgaaatcttaCTACCTTCGGTTGATCTTGTTGAATCAAGCTGTTTTTGAATTGATAGCTTGAGACCTAGATGGCTAATAAACTCAGAGAATTAGTCGGTGTTCTCAATTAGAATTGATGCAACATAGAAAACAACACCAAGTTCCACTTTTTATAAGTCTTGCAACGAAATCAACAAACCCCACTTGATGTTCTATGTCCAAAACCAACACCAAGTTCCAaattttatctctcttttacacaaccaaaaactttaatcaaaaaatattcaaaaaggAATCAAAGGGGTCGAGAAGCAAAGCTAGGGTTTCCGAGTCGGGTCAAATAAACCCTAGTAGAGCGATTCACCCGAGTCTCATCTACTACGACATCAGCATGAGTTTCTAAGGCGGCGCTAGGGACCGATGAGCTAAACTACCCATCGATGCATAAACAGATAATGAAATCGTCATACGACAGAGGAGACGATCGAAGCGTTGGCGATTTTTTACCCGACAGTGACGAATATCTACGTGGCTAGGGTGTGGGCAGAGGAAGGGTTGAAAGTGGAGATCTTGCCGAGGGTTTGAGATTGGTGGGGCTTGGAGAGAGATAAGCATTTCCTGGGTTTTGATAAAGCAggagattagggtttcgaaGATTGAGATGATATCAACTTCCGTGACATGGGATAATTCGAGAAGGCATCTCGTGAGAAGCACGATTctgttgttaaaaaaaaaagttagcgAATATTGGGTGTGATTTGGTAGTACATGTGTTATATTACTTATGAATTAAATTGACGTTGAATTATGTGTGTAATTGATAGTTGATtctcaaaaaatttaaagtttcagttgtgttttgactttttttttaaaatgtgacAATTTTGGTCTGACTCAAAGTGTCATCAAAAGCATGACCAATGCCATGTGTTCATGTGCATCCAAAACTGAATGTCTATCATGACGAATGAAAGAACTTAAAATCCAATGTTTTGataatccaaacaaaatgcattattatatttaatttatttttcgaAATACAATAGGGGCTCGATATGAAATCAAAGACAAAGGAGATTATTACATCAATGTGACTAAACAAGACCCAATGTCTCAAAGAGAGGTGCTATAGAACTTGGTGGCGAAAGAAAGGCCTTCCTCGGATAACACGTCAAGACTCTCAACGGAAGGTTGTGCTCGTGCCACTTTAGCAATAGCCTTGTGTTCCTCTTGAGTACCTCCTTCTAGGAACACTCCTACTACTTTCCCATCTTTAACCCAATACGTCCCAAACTTTGGCTTTGGAGATTTCGGGTCATTATCTCCAAACAGTACAGATTCTCCAACGTTTTCCCCATAGAATTCCCACGATAGTTTGAAAAATCGAGAGTAGAAATAGGGAAGATAATCGTAATCTGGGATCGTTTTCCCTTCTTCACCCGCTTTGATTGCCTGCAAAACACCATCATTAGTATATATAGAAGAGTTTGGTATATTCGACTATAGAATCAAGCTAGTAAATGCTCGTACTTTGACTGCTTGTGCAGCAGATTTGCGAGCATTGTCGGCGTGTTCAACACGCCTCGTCCCGCCATACATTTTCATTGGGAATGTGGCTACATCTCCAAGTGCGTATACATCAGGCACACTTGTTTTGAAGAACCCATCAGTCTACAATCAAAACGAATAATCATTAATCACTAATTATGGTAATTGACAAGAGCTCTGTTTTTCGCCGGTAGGGTAAATCATAAACCTTTATTCCACCCTTCTCCTCTTCAAGTTGGCCTTTGAAGAGTGAGGTGGCCGGTCTAGCACCGACACCAGCGACAACTATGTTAGCTTCTAGGGTTCTTCCATCCTCTAGTTTCACCTCAGTGACCTCTCCATCTGAGTTGGTGCTAAATCCAGTTGCTACAGTTCCcttgatgattttgattccCTTGTTGGCATAGTAACTCTCATAGAATGAAGCTATCTCAGCGGTGAAAAACCGGTGTACTATACaacgataaaacagaggaaaatcTGTTACGAATACAGTGTAATTatttagctaaaatgttttttgttaaGTATCAACTTACCAAGCCAAGGTTCTGGAAAAACCATGGTCACTTCATGATTATTAGCCCTTAGAGCAGAACTTATCTCAAGCCCTAAGAAACCGCCGCCAATGATGACGGCCTTTCCCCTTTGCACATATAGTTCCATAGCCAAGGCAAGCTCATCACTATCCTCGATTTCTCTTAGGTAGAATATATTCTTAACATCTGCTTCTTGGACGCCAATTTCTGACAATCTTATGTTCtgcaaaaaatattagagTTTCTCGAGATGAACTAAGAACAAAgaacagaaagagagaggaagagatcaTAAGTATTTTACTCACAGTAGAACCGGTTGCAATTAGCAAAGTTTGGTACTTGTAAATTTTGCCATCATCACTAACAAGTGTCTTTGAAGCAAGATCTGCTTTGACTATCTCTGTGCCCACAATTAGATCAATCCCtgtaaaatttgaatatctCAGATCACCAAATATATTGCAAGTGAAATCACAGAGATTTCTCGGAGaagacataaacaaaacattaccTTTCTCTTTGTACCAGTTAGGGTACTGCTTCGCTTCTCCAGTTCCAGCACAAACATAGATATTTGCAAGGGTCGGATTGACTGTAATGATGATCAAAGTTAACCAAAATCCGATAGCAATTAAAATATATCCATTGACAGAGATGTTTTAGAGTTAAAAGGTTTACCTTCGAGGTCAATATATACCTTGGTTAGTTCAGGACGCTCAAAAGGAGGCACCTAttgacacacacacaaaaaaaacatggttATGGACTTCAACATCAATTTTCAGACTAGACAATCAAATATTAAGGATGGCTTTAATTATTTCGACTTTctaaaaatagttttcataAACTTGAGACGCAAATGCAAATGCAACCAGAGTTTGCGCTTGTATTTGTGTTTTCAATTGACgtttgcaaacaaaaaaagtagtgGTATTATTATTTGGAAAAGCAAAACACCAAATTGTAACATGCAAACGCTCATAAGTCATAAGAGTGAAAAAACGTACTGGTTCCTTGGAAATGATTGCGAGTTCACCAGGCTTCAGGCCCTGATTACTAAACTCTCTCGCCGCGTAACCCTGTGATTCCGAaatgcccaaaaaaaaaaaaaaaaaaaagtcaattcAGAGAGATGCGTATTCGTTACATGAATAACATttaatagaagaaaatcataaacaatttCTTGTGTATAATAACTTAATAAGCATAAAGGGATTTACATGTAAAAGTGAGAGTAAAATAACAGAGAGTTAGAGAAAGGAATTCGTAAGCAAAGCACGGATGCGAAATAAGCGATGATTTGTAAGCAAAGAATGAACACAAACTGAACAATGATTcttaagccaaaaaaaaaaacaaaaaaaaaacagagtcaacaaaaaaagtctCATCATCTACAAAACTGAACAATGCGAGTTGATAAAAATGTTGGGCAAAACATGTAATTTACTGGTTTGTATTagtgttattgttgttgttgttgttgtgttacAATCGAATttaaacttgataaaagataTGTTGTTGTCAAaagaaaagttcaaaattgaaaatgcaTTTACTTACGCCGGCTACACCACCTCCAATGATCACGTACTTGTAGCTTTTCTCTTCCGccattaattaataaataaaacttcttTCTCAGTTTCGTTTTTGGTATATTATGAGAAGTACTGACTTGGGGTTTATATAAAGTGGAGAGACGATGAGGATCTCGAGTCTTGGTTGCCTGTATTTGACTAATCTGACTCAACTTGTATTTGACAATAATTATGTATTGGT from Arabidopsis thaliana chromosome 3, partial sequence includes these protein-coding regions:
- the MDHAR gene encoding monodehydroascorbate reductase (monodehydroascorbate reductase (MDHAR); FUNCTIONS IN: monodehydroascorbate reductase (NADH) activity; INVOLVED IN: response to jasmonic acid stimulus, regulation of symbiosis, encompassing mutualism through parasitism, response to water deprivation, response to salt stress, response to symbiotic fungus; LOCATED IN: cytosol; EXPRESSED IN: 13 plant structures; EXPRESSED DURING: 7 growth stages; CONTAINS InterPro DOMAIN/s: FAD/NAD-linked reductase, dimerisation (InterPro:IPR016156), FAD-dependent pyridine nucleotide-disulphide oxidoreductase (InterPro:IPR013027), Pyridine nucleotide-disulphide oxidoreductase, NAD-binding region (InterPro:IPR001327); BEST Arabidopsis thaliana protein match is: Pyridine nucleotide-disulphide oxidoreductase family protein (TAIR:AT5G03630.1); Has 31567 Blast hits to 31505 proteins in 3041 species: Archae - 687; Bacteria - 24961; Metazoa - 895; Fungi - 665; Plants - 718; Viruses - 0; Other Eukaryotes - 3641 (source: NCBI BLink).) → MAEEKSYKYVIIGGGVAGGYAAREFSNQGLKPGELAIISKEPVPPFERPELTKVYIDLEVNPTLANIYVCAGTGEAKQYPNWYKEKGIDLIVGTEIVKADLASKTLVSDDGKIYKYQTLLIATGSTNIRLSEIGVQEADVKNIFYLREIEDSDELALAMELYVQRGKAVIIGGGFLGLEISSALRANNHEVTMVFPEPWLVHRFFTAEIASFYESYYANKGIKIIKGTVATGFSTNSDGEVTEVKLEDGRTLEANIVVAGVGARPATSLFKGQLEEEKGGIKTDGFFKTSVPDVYALGDVATFPMKMYGGTRRVEHADNARKSAAQAVKAIKAGEEGKTIPDYDYLPYFYSRFFKLSWEFYGENVGESVLFGDNDPKSPKPKFGTYWVKDGKVVGVFLEGGTQEEHKAIAKVARAQPSVESLDVLSEEGLSFATKFYSTSL
- the MDHAR gene encoding monodehydroascorbate reductase (monodehydroascorbate reductase (MDHAR); FUNCTIONS IN: monodehydroascorbate reductase (NADH) activity; INVOLVED IN: response to jasmonic acid stimulus, regulation of symbiosis, encompassing mutualism through parasitism, response to water deprivation, response to salt stress, response to symbiotic fungus; LOCATED IN: cytosol; EXPRESSED IN: 13 plant structures; EXPRESSED DURING: 7 growth stages; CONTAINS InterPro DOMAIN/s: FAD/NAD-linked reductase, dimerisation (InterPro:IPR016156), FAD-dependent pyridine nucleotide-disulphide oxidoreductase (InterPro:IPR013027), Pyridine nucleotide-disulphide oxidoreductase, NAD-binding region (InterPro:IPR001327); BEST Arabidopsis thaliana protein match is: Pyridine nucleotide-disulphide oxidoreductase family protein (TAIR:AT5G03630.1); Has 30201 Blast hits to 17322 proteins in 780 species: Archae - 12; Bacteria - 1396; Metazoa - 17338; Fungi - 3422; Plants - 5037; Viruses - 0; Other Eukaryotes - 2996 (source: NCBI BLink).) translates to MAEEKSYKYVIIGGGVAGGYAAREFSNQGLKPGELAIISKEPVPPFERPELTKVYIDLEVNPTLANIYVCAGTGEAKQYPNWYKEKEIVKADLASKTLVSDDGKIYKYQTLLIATGSTNIRLSEIGVQEADVKNIFYLREIEDSDELALAMELYVQRGKAVIIGGGFLGLEISSALRANNHEVTMVFPEPWLVHRFFTAEIASFYESYYANKGIKIIKGTVATGFSTNSDGEVTEVKLEDGRTLEANIVVAGVGARPATSLFKGQLEEEKGGIKTDGFFKTSVPDVYALGDVATFPMKMYGGTRRVEHADNARKSAAQAVKAIKAGEEGKTIPDYDYLPYFYSRFFKLSWEFYGENVGESVLFGDNDPKSPKPKFGTYWVKDGKVVGVFLEGGTQEEHKAIAKVARAQPSVESLDVLSEEGLSFATKFYSTSL